CCTTGCCATGGATGATGGAGGTGAAGTCGTTCTTGGCGTAGTTGCGTACGCGTTTCCACACGCTCATTACATCGCCACAGGTGGTATCCACCACCATGCAGCCGCGTTCGGCGATGATTTTCATCAGCTTCGTCTCCGCGCCAAAGGCCGGCACGATGACGACGTCATCACTGTTCAGTTTGGCCAATTCTTCCTCATGCTCACTGACCGGGATGCTGACGATTCCCATCTCGGTCAGTTGGCGGTTCACCTCGGGATTGTGAATGATTTCCCCGAGGAGAAAAACGCGCCGGTCGGCAAAGACGCGGCGCGCAGCATAGGCGAGGTCAATCGCCCTCTCCACTCCATAGCAAAACCCGAAATCACGGGCCAGACGGACCGTTGTATTGCCGATCTGGATGACGCTGCCCTGGGCGCGGATCGCCTCGACCAGGGTGCTGCGATAGTGAGTCTCCACCTCGGCCTGCACACGTTCCATGACTTCCGGCGTGCGTACGTTGACACGGCGGGCGGCGGGAGCTGAGGGGACGGCGGACATCGGTGGAGACGGGATCGGGGCAAGGAAGCGGGAAGGAGATGCAGTGAGCTTAGTAGGTGTAGATTTTGCCTTTCTTGGCATCATCAAACACCTGCTGGCTCAGCATGTAGTTCATCGGCGGGTCAGCCAGGGTGGAGTCATCCAGCACAGGCAGGGTCTTGCCGATGGTGGCGTCTTCAGGATGGCTGGAGGCGATGATCAGAGGGGCACCCTGGGGGACCATGGAGAAGATTTTCTGGGCGGACTTGATGGGCAGGCGCACGCAGCCGTGGGTGCAAGGGTAGGGTTTCACCCAGCCCCAGTGCATGCCGTAGGCGGTCTTGAACTCCATCCAGAAGCTCATCGGGTAACCAGCGCCTGGGCTGCTCTGGCGGCGGCGGTTGGCCTGCTTGCTGTAGATGCGGAAAGTGCCATGTGGCGTGGGGGTGCTCGCCGTGCCGACGGAGCAAGGGGTGGCCAGCAGAACTTCATTGCCCTGCATGACGTACACGCGCTGGGCGCCGGTGCTCAGCTTCACCTTCACGGCGGAAGGATTGGTGACGGCCTTGGCGGGCGGGTCAAAGCTGGTGGAGAAATTGCCGCGCTTCTTGGTGGCGCAACTGCTCATGGTGGCGGCGACCGCAACAAGGGCGATGGCCTGGAGGAGACGACGAGGGGTATTGGCTTTCATGCAGGGGAAATGGTTAGCATGCTCTGGCCGCGTCTCCACTCGTTTTTATTGTCGAGAAAATCTCAGTATTCTTGACGACTGGTTGCGTTTAGTAGCAGCATCCCCCGCCGCATTCATGAAAACTCTGTTCTCCGCCCTTACTTTTTTTGTCATTGGCACCCTTGCGGCCCAGGAGGTGGCCAAAGAAGCCCCGGCCAAGGTAGAATGGGTGCTGTTTGACGGCACCTCCCTCAAGGATTGGGAGGTCGTGGACATGGGCGGCAGCGGCGAGGTGACCATGGAAGGCGGCCAGATGATCATCAATCAGGGCGAGAGCCTCAGTGGCGTGGTGTATAAAAAGATCGAGGAATTACCCCTTAGCCATTATGAAATCACCCTTCAGGCCAAGCGTCTGCAGGGCGTGGACTTCTTCTGCGGGCTTACCTTTCCTATTGGTGATGTAAAAAAGTGCGCCACGCTTGTTTGCGGCGGCTGGGGCGGCAGCGTGACCGGCATCAGCAGCATTGATGGCCTGGATGCTGCCAACAATGCCACGGGCACCTATCAGCGTTATGAAGATGACAAATGGTACACCATCCGCCTGCGTGTGACTCCGGACAATCTCAGCGCCTGGGTGGATGACAAGCAGGTGGTGGATCAGGATATCAAAGGCCGCAAAGTCGCCCTGCGCGAGGGGCCTATTGATGCCTATGCCCCACTGTCACTGACGACCTTCAACACCATGGCGGCGATCAAAAGCGTGCGTTTCAAGGTGCTTACTCCGGCCAAGTAGCCGAACCAGGATGGTAAAGAGACCCTCTTTCGGCACGTCGCTTCCGCAGCAGTTCACACCATCTCATTGCGGTAGGCCGCCGGGGATGTGTTGCGGTATTGCCGCATCATCCGGCTCAAATAGTGGCGGTTGATCAGACCACACTGTTCCGCGATTTCGTCAATGCTGGTATCGCCGTGTCTCAGAAGGCGGCAGGCTTCATCCAGCCGGTAATCCAGCAGAACGCGCATGGGGGCCTGTTGAAGTTCCTGCTGAAAGAGATGGTTCAGATTTCGCACACTCAGCCCCGCGTATTTGGCGATTTGTTCTGCCGTTAGCTTCAGGCTCAGGTGGGTGTTCATGAATTCCATCGCCGTCAGCACACGGGCATCCAGCCGCTGCTGCTCCCAGACGCTGTCGGGCAGGCATTGCACAGCCTCCGCCACCCACAGAATGGAGTGCCAGGGAAAGCGGCCTTTTTCACTTTCTGGGCGGGCCAGTTTCTGCATCAGTCGGCGCATCTCGGCAGTGATGGGAAACTGGTAGATGCCAGGGGCTGCGCGATCTGCCAGCGGCCCCAGGTTGAAATGCGCGTACCATTTGGCGAAGGGCTGGTACGTGCTAGTGCTGAAGGTGGTGTGGGGCGGAATGAGGTAAACGTTGCCCGGCGCGAGGGCTGTTTCTTTCCCATCAATTTCGACGATGCCGCCCGCGATGAGTGGCCAATACAGCCGCCAGTAGGGATCGTGAAACCGCCGCAGTTCCCACTGCTCCAGCTCGATCTTCCGGGTGGTCAGGATGTCCACCGTGACACCGGGCAGGGCTACGGCGCGGTTTCCCACCACACGGTGTGCGGTGCCTGAGGGGACGAGGCTGAGAACGGGTTTTTCCACGGTGGATTGCGAAATTCGACACAAGTCTAGCCAATGGTGGCATGGATGACAAGGGCCGGATGGTTAGCATATGCGTCCTTAATTCCAACCTAACCACGACTTATGGCCGACATCAGCACCAGCGCAGCAGACAAGAAAGAGAAGGAATACTTCGCCAACATCCCTCAGGAGGCCCCGGGCTTCTTCCTCAAGGGCTCTCACCAGTATGACTGGGGTCTCAAGAACCGCCTCAGCCAGGTCTTCAATCCCAAGGACGGTCGCACCGTCATGCTCGCTTTTGACCACGGTTATTTCCAGGGCCCTACCACCGGCCTGGAGCGTGTGGACCAGACCATTCTCCCCCTGGAACCTTACGCTGACTGCTTGATGCTCACCCGCGGCATCCAGCGCAGTGTCATCCCAGCTTCTACTCGCAAAGCCATCGCCCTGCGCGCCTCCGGAGGCACCTCCATGGTCAGCCCCTTTGAGGAGTGGGAAGGCGAACTGGACGGCAAGAAGATCAAGTTTGGCCGCCCCGGCTTTGAGCCTCTCTCCAATGAGAGCACCGCGCTGAACATCGAAGAGGCCATCCGCCTCAACGCCAGCATCCTGGCCGTGCAGGTCTTCATCGGCAGCGCCTATGAGCGCCAGTCCCTGAAAAACCTGACCGACTTGGTGGATGCAGCGAGCCGTTACGGCATCGCCGTGATGGGCGTGACAGCCGTGGGCCGTGCGATGGCACGCAACGCACAGTATTTCCGTCTGGCCACGCGCATTATGGCGGAGCTGGGAGCCAACGTGGTGAAGTGCTACTACACGGAAGAAGATTTTGAAACGGTGACGAGCTGCTGCCCAGTGCCGATCGTGATTGCGGGTGGGAAGAAGCTGCCGGAGCTGGAAGCGCTGAGCATGTGCTACAACGCGATCCAGCAGGGAGCCAACGGGGTGGACATGGGCCGGAACATTTTCCAGAGCGATGCGCCGATCAGCATGATGCAGGCGGTGCGCGGGGTGGTGCATGAAGGGCTGACGCCTGAGCAGGGCTACCAAATGTACAACGACCTGAAGGCCAAGGGCACCAAGTAAGATCATCCTCATGGAACTGAAACCCAATCAAGTCCGGCTCATGATGCTACAGGTGGCGGACGCCATCATTGTGGCCGAGCCGATGCTGTCTCAGGCAGATCGCGATCTCGGTGATGGTGATCATGGCCTTGGCATGAAGCGCGGCATGGAAGCGGTGAAAGCCCAACTTGAGCCCATGGAACCTGCCAGCGTGGAGCAAGTCTTCGTCGCTACGGGCACAGCCATGATGACCAGCATGGGCGGTGCCTCCGGCGCCCTCTTTGGTACGGTTTATCGTGCTGGTGGCAAGGCTGTGACAGGCCGCGAGGTTTTGGATGCTGAAGGTCTGGCCCTATTTCTTCAAGCTGCGCTGGAAGGCGTGATGAAGCGTGGCGGTGCCAAGCCCGGTGACAAGACCATGATTGATGCCCTCGCTCCTGCGGCTGACAAAGCCAAAGAAGTCAGTGGCCAGCCTCTGGTAGAAGCTCTGACGGCCGTGGCCGCCGCGGCAGAAGCCGGTAAGGAAGCCAGCAAGGCGATGATCGCCCAGTTTGGCCGTGCCAAGACGCTCGGTGAAGCCTGCATCGGGTTTCCCGACGCTGGTGCTCTCTCTGTGACCATCATGCTGCAGACGATGCTGGCTTTTGTGAAAGCTGACTAACTGAAAGTGTTTCCAGGTTAAATCTGGATTTCATCAAACGTGGAGCTGGGAAACCGGCTCCACGTTTTTTATGGGCGCTATTCAACGACTCTCAGGGGAGCGTCACCTGCAGTCGCATGAACTGCCGTTTGGGAAACAAGGCGCGTGGCACGGAGGCTGTTGTGCTGGGGCCGAGGAGTCCCTGGTCCACACCGTTTCGAGTCCAGATCACCAAGTTGGGGCTTTGCTCGGCAGCATAGAAAAGATCTGTGCGAAGCCGCACGTAATCCATTTGCAGCCGGTCTTCTGTGAGGCGGACTTTGGGCAACTGCATGACGGATGATTCTTGCGGGTCCAGGCCCAAGGCATATTCGAGGAGCAGGGGAATGCCGTCTTTATCGGAATCCCAGTCATCGGGGACTTCATCGGAGAAGCCCTCCGCCGCCTTCCAGGCTGCATATTGCCCGTACTCATAGACACCGATGTCGGGTTTCGCGCCCAATGGCCGGGAGGTGCCCAGGATGTCTGTGGGGACATTGGCAAGAACGGTGCCCGCATCAATCAAGGGCGATCCCGCCTTGAGCCGATAATCATGGCTGGCCGGATCCACCACCACATTGATGAGCATGACGTTAGGCCGTGAGTTGGGCTCATGTCCAGAGGCGCGCCAAGTCTCCATGGAAATACGCGTGGCTTCTCCGTCTGTGGAGACAAACTGGCCGCCGCCAAAGACATTGTAATCGCTGTCTGTCCAGGCGGCATCGGTGGGCGTGTTCCATGAGTAAGGGCCTTTGGCCGTGGTGGCGTTGTAGAGCAGATTGTTACGCACCTGGATGGGGCCGATGGCATCGGTGATGCGCAGATTGTAGCGTGCAGCGGCGGGGACGATGATGGTGTTATTGAGCACCTGCATGCCTTTGGGGCCTTCGGCACCGCCACCTTTGAACAGGGCGATGCCTGTGGCCTGATTGTTATAAAATAAGTTATTCCGGATGATGCCTTCTTGCAGGCCGTCGAGGTTCATTCCGGCACCACCAATGCTGCCGTTGTTGTAAATGATGTTATTCTCAAACAGTGCGCCACTGATGATCCCATCACCGCCTTGAATGACATCGCCATTCGACCGCAGGCCGGAAGCGACGTTGTCATGCAGGCGGTTGCCCCGGACGATGGGGCGGTCGCCACTGTTGGCTACATAGATGCCGTGTTCCCGTCTGCTACCGTAGCAGTCATTGGCCTCAATGACGACATCGTCGGTGTGGCTGGTGACGATGCCCCAGTTTTCATGGTTGCCAAAAACGCCGTTTTTGACCGTGACATGGGAACCATAAACAATACGCAGGCCCGCCCGGGTCGAATTGAAGGTGCGCAGACCGTCCAAAATCAACCGGGTGCATTCCCAGATCTGGATGTTGTAGGGGTTGTTGATACCCCGATCCGTGGTGGGGGTGATGACTGCATTTCGACCAGGGGCGGTGATGGTGGTGTCTAGGTTGGCGGCACCCTTGCCGATAATATCGAATCCTTTGTAGCTGCCATCGGCGACGATCACCGTGTCGCCGGCGGTTAGAACAGTGATGGCTTTGCGGATTTCGCGGAAGGGCGATTCGATGGTGCCTGTATTCCTGTCGTTGCCCGTGGGGCTGACATGATAGACAGCCCCCTGTGCCAGCGCCCATCCGAAGAGAAGGGGAATGACGCAAACGGCCAGATGGCGGCCAATGGTGGGGGAAAGAAGGATCATCAGCGGGAGGCAAGAGGGAACCGCAGCATGGCTACGGGGTGCCAAGGCCACCGTGACCAATCGTTTGACTGCAAATGCCCCCACAAAGTTCAAGCCGACTTGTCGATTTCCTGCCTCGCAGGGATTTGGACAGAGTGTGTTTCTCTTATGTTACTGTAACAGAAGACGCCTGATTGTAATTGCCCTCGGTTCGCGTTTATGAGAGGCTTGGAAGAACCAACCCCGTTTTGTTACACATGATGTTACGTCGTACTTTGTTAGCCGCCCTGGCGGCCACTGCTCTTTCCACTCACGCCCAGCAGGTCTGGGTGGAGGCGGAGTCCTTTGCCAACCCTGGTGGCTGGATGCTCGACACCCAGTTCATTGACATCATGGGTTCGCCATACCTGCTTGCGCATGGCATGGGCACTCCTGTCAAAAACGCCGAAACCGATGTCACCGTGGCGGAGCCCGGCAGCTACAAGGTTTGGGTGCGCACGAAAAACTGGGTCGGCCCCTGGGATGCTCCCGGAGCTCCCGGTAAGTTCCAGGTCAGCGTGAACGGCAAAACCCTGGACAAAGTGCTTGGCACTGAAGGCAAGGACTGGTTGTGGCAGGAAGCTGGAAGCGTAGAACTGAAGGGCACAGCAAAGATCGCCCTGGTGGACAACACCGGCTTTGACGGTCGTGTGGATGCCATCGTCCTCAGCAAGGATGCGTCCTTTACGCCGCCTGCGGATTTTGCAGCGACCAATGCTCTGCGCAAAAAGTTGTTAGGCCTGCCTGCTGAGGCTCCTGAGACTGAGGAGTATGACCTTGTCGTCGTCGGTGGTGGTTACTCGGGCATGGGCGCTGCTCTTTCCGGGGCACGCCAGGGCTTGAAGGTCGCCTTCATTCAGAATCGTCCCGTCCTGGGCGGCAACGGCTCCAGCGAAGTGCAGGTCTGGGCCATGGGCGGCACCCGCCGTGGTCTGTATCCGCACCTGGGCGAGATCGTGGAAGAATTCGCGGATCGCGCCAGCAACAGCCCTGCGGCGACCCCTGAGGAATTCAATGACAAGCTCAAAGAAGAAGTCGTGAAGGCCGAGAAGACCATTGATCTCTTTCTCAACACGCATGTCTATGCCGTGGAGATGGAAAAGGGCGCTGACAAGAAAATCCGCAGCGTCACGGGCCTGGATACCAAGACGGGCAAGGAGACTCGTTTCCGTGGCAAGTTCTTCAGTGATTGCACCGGTCATGGTAGCGTGGGTTTCCTCGCAGGAGCCACCATTCTCCAAGAGGAAAAAGGCCGCATGGGCATGAGCAACATGTGGGTGCTGAAAAAATCGGCCAATGCCAAAGCTTGGCCAGAAACCCCCTGGGCACTGGATCTGAAGCTGGAAGATTTCCCGGCTCCCAAGGTGATGGAACCTGCCGGTATCAAGAACAAGGCGAACATGACCGGTTATGACCTGGGCTACACCCCCGTGGAAAACTCCGAGGACTATCTGCATGGCGAATGGTTCTGGGAGAGTGGTTTTGACCAGGACCCGATTGATGGCCTGGAGCGCATCCGTGACTGGAACTTCCGCGCCGTTTACGGGGCTGTGACTGCCTTGAAGAAGTTGGCTCCTGAGAAATACAAGGACTATGACATGCAGTGGCTGGCCTATGTGGGTGGCACGCGTGAATCCCGCCGCATCGTCGGTGATCTCATCCTTCCAGGTGAAGACATGGTGAAGGGGATCGTCCATCCCGATGCCTGCGTGCCCACGACTTGGGACCAGGACCTGCACTATCCGAAAGAGCAGTATGCCGTGAAGTTTCCTGAGAATCCCTTCATTTCCCGCGCCCAGTTCGGCAAGCACACTGACCGCAAAAATGGTTATCCAGTTCCTTACCGCTGCCTTTATTCCAAGGACATCGGCAACCTGTTCATGGCTGGCCGCAACATCAGTGTGGACCGTTATGCCCTGGGTAGCACCCGCGTGATGCGCACCTGCGGCATGTTCGGCGAAGTGGTCGGCAAGGCCGCCTGGATCAGCGTCCGCCATCACACCACCCCGCGTGGCGTCTATGAGCAGTATCTGGACATCTTGAAGGACCTCATGAGCCAGCCCGGTGCGATGCGCCGCGACAGTCTGGAAGGTCCGCTTTATCTGCCTGCCAATGCCAAGAAGCTACCTGAGATCGTCAATGAAACGCTGGATCCCAAAAAGCTGGAAGGTCTGGTCATTGATGATGAAGATGCCGAACTGACGGGCAAGTGGACCAAGGGTGAAGGCCTGAAGCCTTTTGTGGGCGACCACTACAGCTATGGCCAGGACAAAGGTGCCAGCGCCAAGTTCTCCTTTGCCGTCAAAGAAAGCGGCGACTACGAAGTGCGCGTTTACTGGCAGCCCCATGAAAACCGTGGCAAGTCTGTCCCCGTCACCGTGCTGAGTGCCGATGGCGAGAAGACCGTGCCAGTGGACCAGACGAAGCCTGCCAATGGCAAGCAGGGAGCTCATACGATCGGCACCTTCAAGTTCAATGCAGGTGAAGAGGCCGCTGTGATCATTCGCACCGAAGGTGCCAAGGGCAACGTGCACCTGGATGCTGTGCAGGTGGTGAAGAAGTAGTTCTTTGGATTTATTCAAAAGGCCGATTCCTTGCGGAATCGGCCTTTTTTGTGTCTTTGGGAATCGGCTTTGCCAATTGCTGGTTAGGCCAGCAGCGGCGGGTGCATCTCAAAGCGGGGGATGCGCGCGCAGACAGGGCGGCCTTGAGTCGTGGTGCCAAAGAAGGAACCCGTGGCTGTGCTTTCGGCCTTGATCACGTGATAGGAATTGTAGCTGAAGGTCTGGCCGGGCTCCAGTTTTGGGAACTGGCCTACCACACCATCACCTTCCACCACGAGGGTGTCGCCATCGGTGTCGCGGACGATCCACTTGCGTCCAAAGATGTTCACCGTCTCCTGAGAGTCGTTGTGAATGGAGACGTGATACACGAACGGGTGGGGCCGGTCGGGCGGCGCGGGCCGCGTCGGATCATACTGCACCTCGTCTACCGTGACGGAGAGTCCTGTGAGATGCTCGAAGCTAACGTTCATTATCTCGCAGAATAGCGGCAAAGGGGCCGGGGGTCAAGGAATGGCCATTTCTCCCTCGGTCGGCCCGGAGGTGCACGGTGGCAGCGGGAGCTGCCATCGTGCCGGCGATGACACTTACTTGGTGCCCTTGGCCTTCAGGTCGTTGTACATTTGGTAGCCCTGTTCAGGCGTCAGCCCTTCATGCACCACCCCGCGCACTGCCTGCATCATGCTGATCGGCGCATCGCTCTGGAAAATGTTCCGTCCCATATCCACCCCGTTGGCTCCCTGCTGGATCGCGTTGTAGCACATGCTCAGCGCTTCCAGCTCCGGCAGCTTCTTCCCACCGGCAATCACGATCGGCACCGGGCAGCAGCTCGTCACCGTTTCAAAGTCTTCTTCCGTGTAGTAGCACTTCACCACGTTGGCTCCCAGCTCCGCCATGATGCGCGTGGCCAGACGGAAATACTGGGCGTTGCGTGCCATTGCACGACCCACGGCCGTCACCCCCATCACGGCGATGCCGTAACGGCTCGCTGCATCCACCAGATCGGTCAGGTTTTTCAGGGACTGGCGCTCATAGGCGCTGCCGATGAAGACCTGCACGGCCAGGATGCTGGCGTTAAGGCGGATGGCCTCTTCGATGTTCAGCGCGGTGCTCTCATTGGAAAGAGGCTCAAAGCCGGGGCGGCCAAACTTGATCTTCTTGCCGTCCAGTTCGCCTTCCCACTCTTCAAAGGGGCTGACCATGGAGGTGCCGCCGGAGGCGCGCAGGGCGATGGCTTTGCGAGTGGAGGCTGGGATGACACTGCGCTGGATACCACGTGTGAGCATCAAACAATCAGCGTAGGGCTCCAGGGGGAGAATGGTCTGGTCCACACGCTCCAGGCCGGTGGTGGGGCCCTGGAAATAACCGTGGTCAAAAGCGAGCATGACGGTGCGACCGTCCTTGGGATTGAAGACCTGGCTGAGGCGGTTCTTGAGACCCCAGTCATACTGGTGAGAGCCCTTGAGGAAGAAGCCCGGGGCCTCCTGAGGGATGTTGGCGAAGTATTCCTTCTCTTTCTTGTCTGCTGCGCTGGTGCTGATGTCGGCCATAATGGGTAATAAGTTGGGCCCGCACAGTCGGCATGAATTGGCTGAGCGCAACCTTCAGAGCATCAAACCGAGCAGGGCTTCTCGGATTTGTGTTCGCCATTTGAAGAGGTAGGCCAGACGCGCCTGCACAGCCTGGAGTTCGGCCCAGACAGTGACATCTCCAGCGATGATGCGGGCGTCATACGGACCTAACTGGGATTCCATCTGCTGCCATGCATCCTCGATCTGTACGCCGAGTTCTTCCAAGGCTTCACGCAGACGCATTTCCTCACCTGCCAGCAAGGCTTTGGCCAGCGCCGTAGTGGCGGTTTGTTTCTTTTTGAGAAAAGCCTGTGCCGATTGCAGCAGTGGGCCGACTTTTTCAAACAGGGACATCAGGGCCGAGTCCAAAGGCACGGCACGCCAGGGAGTGTCCGAGTGACGATCAAGCAGATGCTTCAGCCTGGTAACCGGGGACTTGAGGGTCTCCAGGGCAGCATTCAAATCAGCGCTCAAAGTGGCGTCACCACCCGCTTGATCGGGGTGCGCTCTGCGGGTCGCGCTGAGGTAGGCTGATTGCAGGGTATCCTCATCCAGCGCTGCCCGGGGCGGCAGACCGAGGAGGGCAAAGGCATCAGCAGACATAGCTCGGATCAGGCCGCGAAACTTTCGCCGCAGGAGCAGGTGACGATGGCATTGGGATTGGTGACCTTGAAACCGCCCTGCTGCAGATCGTCGCTGAAATCCAGTTCGGAACCGCTGACGAAGAGGGCGCTTTTGGGATCAATCACCACCCGGACCTCGCTGGAGATCACCATGATATCACGGTTGGCTGGGCCATCCACGAGGTCCATTTTGTATTGCAAACCGGAGCATCCGCCGCCGACGACGGCCACGCGCAGCGCGCCGTTTTCAGCACGGCCCTGTTTCGTCAGCAGGCTGGTGAGCTTGCGGGCGGCATTGGGCAGTACTTTGATGAGCTTCTCGTTGCCGATCTTGTAGTTAGGGGCGGCTTGGGGAGCGGCGGTGGTAGTCATGATGCAAATGGATACGGTCAGGAGGTCTGGCGGGACTTCCATTCGTCGAAGTCGGACTTCGGTGTGCGGAAGATGGCAGCACAGCGCGGGCAGGTGATGGTGGCGGAGCCGTCTTCGAAAATGTAGCCCAGGTCCTCTTCATTGAGGCGGCTGAGCATGGGAAACATGCGCTCGGCAGTGCAGCCGCAGTCAAACACATAACTGCGGGTTTCAAGCAATGTCAGGTGCTCTGCTTCATCCAAGGTGAGGATATCGGCATCGGTGAGCCCGGCCAGCCATTCTTCATCGGCATCAGGCTCGGCAGAAATCTGGACGAAGTCTTCGTCCTCCAGACGGAAAATGCGAGTGAGCCGCTGCTCACTCTGGGTATAAAACTGCTCCACGGCAGCGAGCACATCGTTCCCTTGGAACTCGATCATGCTCTGTCGGTTTTGCATGTGGGTGCGGGTGGTCTGCGCAATGAACAGGGATTTGCCCGTGTCCTTGACGTCTTCCGTGAACAGCCGCCCGGTGACGCGGCCAGGGATGGTGGCGCCGGTGACAAAGATGTTCAGCAGCGGGTCATGAAGATTGATGGTCCAGGCGCAGCCTTCGTCATGGGGACGTGAAGCCAGGTGCAGGGCCACGCCCGTTAGGCCGTCCTTGAGCATCTGGTCCAGCTTGTCCGGATGCTTGATGCCGTGCTGCATGAGATGCAGGTAGTAATCCATGTACAGGGGGCCAAAACGGCCGCGTACGAGCAGGCAGTTACGCTTCCGCACAAAGTAGCAGCGGATTTCGATGGCGGACAGGTCTGGGCTGAGCATCTGGCTCATAATCGTCGTATTTGAGGGGGGAGTGAGGGCTTTTCAGCCCCCACTCAGGGGTAGAGATGACGGCAGAAAGCCGCATCCAGGATAATCAGAGAGGCTTGATGAAGAGGTCCTTGTAATAAACGACGCTCTTCGGGTCATGGGCCTGGATGGCCATGGTGCCGGGGCTGAGTTTGCGGCCAGCCATGTTTTTCAGGGCGGTGGCAGGATCCCAGCCTTCAGGCTCGGTCCAGTCGGTGGTGACTTTGCCGTTGATGCTGATGGTGATGTGCTTGCCTTCGACCTTGATACTGTAGTCAAACCATTCGCCATCACCCACAGGGGCGGTGTTGAGGACGTCCTTCACGGCATAGAGACCGCCGGTTTTCTTCGGGTCCTTGTGCTCGGTGCTGTTCACTTGGCACTCATAGCCCTTTTCAGGCCAGCCTTTGTCCTGATATTCGGTGGCAATGTAGAGGCCGGAATTGGAGCCGGACATGTGCTTCACTTTGCCCTTGAATTCGAAGCTTGTGAACTTCGCGTCGCCATTTGGGCCGACGTAAAAGAGGTGGGA
The Prosthecobacter algae genome window above contains:
- a CDS encoding iron-sulfur cluster assembly accessory protein — encoded protein: MTTTAAPQAAPNYKIGNEKLIKVLPNAARKLTSLLTKQGRAENGALRVAVVGGGCSGLQYKMDLVDGPANRDIMVISSEVRVVIDPKSALFVSGSELDFSDDLQQGGFKVTNPNAIVTCSCGESFAA
- a CDS encoding 3-hydroxy-5-phosphonooxypentane-2,4-dione thiolase, which encodes MADISTSAADKKEKEYFANIPQEAPGFFLKGSHQYDWGLKNRLSQVFNPKDGRTVMLAFDHGYFQGPTTGLERVDQTILPLEPYADCLMLTRGIQRSVIPASTRKAIALRASGGTSMVSPFEEWEGELDGKKIKFGRPGFEPLSNESTALNIEEAIRLNASILAVQVFIGSAYERQSLKNLTDLVDAASRYGIAVMGVTAVGRAMARNAQYFRLATRIMAELGANVVKCYYTEEDFETVTSCCPVPIVIAGGKKLPELEALSMCYNAIQQGANGVDMGRNIFQSDAPISMMQAVRGVVHEGLTPEQGYQMYNDLKAKGTK
- a CDS encoding Hsp33 family molecular chaperone HslO produces the protein MSQMLSPDLSAIEIRCYFVRKRNCLLVRGRFGPLYMDYYLHLMQHGIKHPDKLDQMLKDGLTGVALHLASRPHDEGCAWTINLHDPLLNIFVTGATIPGRVTGRLFTEDVKDTGKSLFIAQTTRTHMQNRQSMIEFQGNDVLAAVEQFYTQSEQRLTRIFRLEDEDFVQISAEPDADEEWLAGLTDADILTLDEAEHLTLLETRSYVFDCGCTAERMFPMLSRLNEEDLGYIFEDGSATITCPRCAAIFRTPKSDFDEWKSRQTS
- a CDS encoding DUF1080 domain-containing protein; protein product: MKINHLTAMAVLLGLAVCQAADDKSAAAPAATSAAAQAEGWVSMFNGKDLAGWKSNEETPGSFSVEDGSIKVSNGRSHLFYVGPNGDAKFTSFEFKGKVKHMSGSNSGLYIATEYQDKGWPEKGYECQVNSTEHKDPKKTGGLYAVKDVLNTAPVGDGEWFDYSIKVEGKHITISINGKVTTDWTEPEGWDPATALKNMAGRKLSPGTMAIQAHDPKSVVYYKDLFIKPL